A genomic window from Misgurnus anguillicaudatus unplaced genomic scaffold, ASM2758022v2 HiC_scaffold_29, whole genome shotgun sequence includes:
- the LOC141362939 gene encoding transcription elongation factor 1 homolog, with protein sequence MGRRKSKRKPPPKKKMTGNLDTQFTCPFCNHEKSCDVKMERSRNTGIISCTVCLEEFQTPITYLSEPVDVYSDWIDACEAANQ encoded by the exons ATGGGTCGCAGAAAGTCAAAGAGAAAACCTCCTCCCAAGAAAAAGATGACGGGAAACTTGGATACCCAGTTCACGTGCCCCTTTTGTAACCACGAGAAATCATGTGACGTAAAAAT ggAACGAAGTCGAAATACTGGGATAATTTCGTGTACAGTGTGTCTAGAAGAATTTCAGACACCCATAACGT ATCTCTCCGAACCCGTGGACGTGTACAGTGATTGGATAGACGCTTGTGAAGCAGCCAATCAGTAG